The Planococcus versutus genome contains a region encoding:
- a CDS encoding DinB family protein, protein MFKEDNAKIRNQVLQAVKGMTDDELNRKPSEAEWSPIQILDHLQLMEKVVAKNISEELTKEKSEQVIKKPISLTVSRSFKVEAPTYVVPTDEFTTLEEVKERLNSSHNLLYEVYDSASKAQLKEKSMDHPVFGKVPLSQWFPFVGLHEKRHFKQLEETLRKLNDLKK, encoded by the coding sequence ATGTTTAAAGAAGACAATGCAAAAATTAGAAACCAAGTTCTTCAAGCAGTAAAAGGGATGACAGATGACGAGTTAAATCGAAAACCATCAGAAGCTGAATGGTCACCTATTCAAATTTTAGATCATCTTCAGTTGATGGAAAAAGTTGTAGCTAAAAATATATCTGAAGAACTCACAAAAGAAAAAAGTGAACAGGTCATAAAAAAGCCAATTTCTTTGACTGTTAGTCGTTCGTTTAAAGTGGAAGCTCCAACCTATGTTGTACCTACGGATGAATTCACAACACTTGAAGAAGTAAAAGAACGATTAAATAGCTCACATAACCTTCTGTACGAGGTATATGATTCCGCATCAAAGGCACAGCTTAAAGAAAAATCAATGGATCACCCTGTTTTTGGAAAAGTACCATTAAGTCAGTGGTTTCCTTTTGTAGGACTGCACGAAAAGCGTCATTTTAAACAATTAGAAGAGACCTTAAGAAAACTGAATGACTTAAAAAAATAG
- a CDS encoding site-specific integrase, producing the protein MPYGYEKFRLDNGISPNTVVHEVQLIRSLFAFLRHTYKKPVEPHDIRPTDIQQFLMDQHMAGIKDSTLNRKLIYIRRWFDYMWQIGRIPNDFMPKFKFSRKLDLTPADIHMNYEELLKKKDAVLEADRLSLNAKVLYLLYLRGLRLRDMVDIDVDNFDDRGGKLLLAVDKKDGYQCRMEFLDKEIPVMLDAIERAVFRGTPYLLSSKVKNEYTMFQMGSLSDYTEALSSFVGMPMRSGDIRFAYVHYLYSVEHKNLEEIQETLGVSLDSASRILKDSLTRLKR; encoded by the coding sequence ATGCCTTATGGTTACGAGAAATTCCGACTGGACAACGGCATTAGTCCGAATACTGTTGTTCATGAAGTTCAATTGATTCGCTCGCTCTTCGCTTTTCTTAGGCACACATATAAAAAACCAGTTGAACCACATGACATTCGTCCAACTGATATTCAACAATTTTTAATGGATCAACACATGGCCGGTATTAAAGATAGCACCTTAAATCGAAAGTTAATTTATATTAGAAGATGGTTTGACTATATGTGGCAGATTGGTCGCATTCCTAATGATTTTATGCCCAAATTCAAATTCAGCCGAAAACTTGATCTCACACCAGCTGACATTCATATGAACTATGAAGAGTTATTGAAAAAGAAAGACGCTGTACTTGAAGCTGATCGCTTATCGTTGAATGCAAAAGTTTTGTACTTGCTATATTTACGTGGACTGCGTCTTCGCGATATGGTTGACATTGATGTGGATAATTTTGACGACCGTGGCGGCAAGCTTTTGTTGGCTGTCGATAAAAAAGATGGCTATCAATGTCGAATGGAATTCTTGGATAAAGAAATCCCGGTCATGCTTGATGCAATTGAACGCGCAGTATTCCGTGGCACCCCTTACTTACTTTCGTCTAAAGTAAAAAATGAGTATACAATGTTTCAGATGGGTTCTTTGTCTGACTATACAGAAGCACTTTCTTCTTTTGTCGGAATGCCGATGCGTTCAGGTGATATTCGCTTTGCGTATGTACATTATTTGTATTCTGTTGAACACAAAAATTTAGAAGAAATCCAAGAAACACTTGGTGTTTCACTCGATTCTGCTTCTCGGATTTTGAAAGACTCACTTACTCGTTTAAAGCGATAA